In the genome of Chryseobacterium oryzae, one region contains:
- a CDS encoding phosphatase PAP2 family protein: protein MENQIIKIMLKRLLNLNLIIALLCVFGQISAQRFNDSIIIYQPKKDSVDLPIKKETLLNYENFIIPTALVGYGVASLTIKDLKQLNFSTRDEINEHQPDHIRLDNYTQFAPAVLVYSLNAAGIEGKHNFRDRSIIFGTSMLINSAITVPLKHIVKEERPDQSNRLSFPSGHTAIAFASAHFMYKEYKDTNFLLSISGYSFAAFTGIYRMLNDKHWFGDVMAGAGLGIISTELAYWLYPKINKLISGKHNTSSAMVMPFYQNKTVGIGLVKGF from the coding sequence ATGGAAAATCAGATTATTAAAATTATGCTCAAACGTTTATTAAATTTAAATCTAATCATTGCTCTACTATGTGTTTTCGGACAAATTTCTGCGCAGAGATTCAATGATTCAATAATCATTTATCAACCTAAAAAAGACAGTGTAGATCTACCTATAAAAAAGGAGACTTTATTAAATTATGAAAATTTCATTATTCCTACTGCACTTGTCGGATACGGCGTTGCGAGTTTAACCATCAAAGATCTTAAACAGTTGAATTTTTCAACAAGAGATGAAATTAATGAACATCAGCCCGATCACATCAGATTGGACAACTACACACAGTTTGCTCCCGCAGTTTTGGTTTATAGTTTAAATGCCGCCGGAATTGAAGGCAAACATAATTTCAGGGACAGAAGCATTATTTTCGGAACTTCCATGTTGATTAATTCAGCAATTACAGTTCCCTTGAAACATATTGTAAAAGAAGAACGACCTGATCAATCCAACCGACTTTCTTTTCCGTCAGGACATACGGCAATCGCTTTTGCATCAGCACATTTCATGTACAAAGAATATAAAGACACCAATTTTCTGTTGAGTATTTCGGGATATTCATTTGCCGCTTTTACGGGAATCTACAGAATGCTGAATGACAAACACTGGTTCGGTGATGTGATGGCAGGTGCAGGACTTGGGATTATTTCGACCGAATTGGCATATTGGCTGTATCCCAAAATTAATAAATTGATTTCTGGAAAACATAATACAAGTTCGGCAATGGTGATGCCTTTTTATCAAAACAAAACGGTTGGGATTGGTTTGGTTAAGGGTTTTTAG
- the istB gene encoding IS21-like element helper ATPase IstB, translating into MNEPTVSKMKQMKLYGMHNAFKTAIESGRTDHYTLDQFVSMLIDAEWDERHNRRIERSIKNAKFHYRSSIESINFDDTRNLDRNLVMRLAGCEFVEKNENILITGSTGVGKSYLGTALGYQACIEGFKVNYFNTSKLFAKLKMAKADGSYLRELAKIQRQDVIILDDFGLQALDSTNRITLLEIIEDRHNNGSIIVTSQIPVQGWYDIIGEKTIADAILDRLIHQSHRLELQGESMRKKRAVNTSN; encoded by the coding sequence ATGAACGAACCGACAGTGAGCAAAATGAAGCAAATGAAGCTTTACGGCATGCACAATGCCTTTAAGACCGCTATTGAAAGCGGAAGGACAGACCACTATACCCTCGACCAGTTTGTATCGATGCTCATCGATGCCGAATGGGATGAGAGGCACAACAGGCGTATAGAACGAAGCATCAAAAATGCAAAATTCCATTACAGATCCAGTATTGAAAGTATCAACTTCGATGACACCCGCAATCTCGACCGTAATCTGGTGATGCGTCTTGCAGGATGTGAGTTCGTAGAAAAAAATGAGAACATCCTGATCACGGGAAGTACAGGCGTGGGTAAAAGTTATCTGGGGACCGCCTTAGGGTACCAAGCATGCATTGAAGGCTTTAAGGTCAATTATTTTAATACTTCCAAGCTGTTTGCCAAGCTAAAAATGGCAAAAGCAGACGGATCCTACCTGCGCGAACTTGCAAAAATACAGAGACAGGATGTGATCATCCTTGATGATTTTGGTCTTCAGGCACTGGACAGCACCAACAGGATAACCCTTCTTGAAATTATAGAAGACCGTCACAACAACGGCTCCATCATTGTAACATCGCAGATCCCGGTGCAGGGCTGGTATGACATTATTGGTGAAAAGACCATTGCTGATGCTATTCTTGACAGACTTATCCATCAGTCTCACCGCCTGGAACTCCAGGGGGAATCTATGAGAAAGAAAAGAGCAGTAAATACGAGTAATTAA
- a CDS encoding IS1595 family transposase, with protein MDIFSFTAHFGTEEDCRIHFKEQRDKIGVSCKCGHQEHFWIKSIWSYECKKCRKRISLKSGTIMQNSNLSFLIWYKTMFLMSVTKKGFSSKEIQKQLGLKRYEPVWAMVHKLRKAMGTRDEKYTLEGMIEFDEGYFTVESSEIEQEKGIRGRGAVGKQNVAVMAESTPLENMETGEKSKSCRYFKAKVLETHLSLEINETIKESIDNQSIVFTDKSTSYVDISDFVELHITEKSDKETTSETLRWVHITISNAKRNLLGNYHKIKRKYLQLYLNEFIYKLNRRYFGDQLFERLIIANITAV; from the coding sequence ATGGATATATTTAGCTTTACAGCTCATTTTGGGACAGAGGAAGACTGCAGAATTCATTTTAAGGAGCAGAGAGATAAGATTGGCGTGTCTTGCAAATGTGGTCATCAAGAACATTTCTGGATTAAAAGTATTTGGAGCTACGAATGCAAAAAGTGCCGTAAAAGGATTTCTCTGAAAAGCGGCACCATTATGCAGAACTCTAACCTTTCATTTTTAATTTGGTATAAAACCATGTTCTTAATGAGCGTTACAAAAAAAGGATTTTCGTCTAAAGAAATTCAGAAACAATTGGGATTGAAACGCTATGAGCCTGTTTGGGCGATGGTTCATAAACTAAGAAAAGCAATGGGAACACGTGATGAAAAATATACTTTGGAAGGAATGATTGAGTTTGATGAAGGCTATTTTACAGTAGAATCCAGTGAGATTGAGCAAGAAAAAGGAATTCGTGGCAGAGGTGCAGTGGGTAAACAAAATGTTGCCGTGATGGCCGAGTCTACGCCTTTGGAAAACATGGAGACTGGTGAAAAATCAAAATCCTGCAGATACTTTAAAGCTAAAGTTTTAGAAACGCATCTTTCCTTGGAAATCAATGAAACCATTAAGGAATCGATTGACAACCAGAGTATTGTTTTCACTGATAAAAGTACTTCATACGTTGATATCTCTGATTTTGTTGAGCTTCATATCACAGAGAAATCGGACAAAGAAACTACCAGTGAAACTTTAAGATGGGTTCATATTACCATCAGTAATGCAAAACGAAATTTATTGGGAAATTATCATAAAATCAAAAGAAAGTATCTTCAATTGTATTTAAATGAGTTCATTTACAAACTAAATCGTAGATATTTCGGCGACCAACTCTTCGAAAGGCTCATTATTGCTAACATTACAGCGGTATGA
- a CDS encoding putative quinol monooxygenase — MKKLGLLVRLEAKAGKEKDVEDFITGALPLANEEAGTVTWYAFRIDASTFGIFDTFSDEEGREAHLGGKIAKALMENAPELLATQPSTEKIDVLAAK, encoded by the coding sequence ATGAAAAAACTAGGATTATTAGTTCGACTAGAAGCAAAAGCAGGTAAAGAAAAAGATGTTGAAGATTTTATTACAGGTGCATTGCCACTTGCTAATGAAGAAGCAGGTACTGTTACCTGGTATGCGTTCCGTATTGACGCTTCTACATTTGGAATTTTTGATACTTTTTCAGATGAAGAAGGCAGAGAAGCTCATCTTGGTGGCAAGATTGCAAAAGCATTAATGGAAAATGCACCTGAATTGTTGGCTACTCAACCTTCTACTGAGAAAATAGATGTGTTAGCAGCTAAATAA
- a CDS encoding RNA polymerase sigma factor, with translation MEHFKKIYLDYKHQVYFFVKKYISTMEDAEDVVQEIFVHLWKHSSSLKNPQTLEAIIFKTAQQEVSNYYRKNKILFSYTDESLIKDEADPEKGDHEFKDEQLKKIEILMEELPERSKTFSYKNKLEKISYSQIAKENNISKTAVEKQVNKVIRYIKANLNLF, from the coding sequence ATGGAACATTTTAAAAAAATATATTTAGATTACAAACATCAAGTATACTTTTTTGTTAAAAAGTATATTTCAACTATGGAAGATGCTGAAGATGTTGTTCAGGAGATTTTTGTACATCTTTGGAAACATTCTTCCTCTCTGAAAAATCCGCAAACGTTAGAAGCTATCATCTTTAAAACCGCTCAACAGGAAGTTTCCAATTATTACAGAAAGAATAAAATACTTTTCTCTTACACTGATGAAAGTTTGATAAAAGATGAAGCCGATCCAGAAAAGGGAGATCATGAATTTAAAGATGAACAATTGAAAAAAATAGAGATTCTGATGGAAGAACTTCCGGAAAGAAGCAAAACTTTTTCCTATAAAAATAAACTGGAAAAAATAAGTTATTCTCAGATCGCAAAAGAAAATAATATCTCAAAAACAGCTGTAGAAAAACAGGTCAATAAAGTAATCCGATACATAAAGGCCAATCTAAATCTATTTTAA
- a CDS encoding FecR family protein: protein MKDSQKHFEKTWKTVSTEKQEMDSATDSRIWRGLEGKIRRERRQKYYWSAVAAILLPLFGILFFYEDVTLKETKGELTVLVLRANESSKTFRLSDNSMITLEPHSTLSLSKDFGERSRNVTFQGKGFFSIAKDKSKPFIVNAGDFSVEVLGTKFSVDQQSDEKKVKLLEGKVKIEHKGKLTYLLPHENWSTSPTKSDFHYYAVSTAKSFTFENTTFEDAIAEIENTYGTHITYPRKIAKNQVSGSFSGNLKEILSIINYPFNLKTTFNNDQEIILY, encoded by the coding sequence ATGAAAGATTCTCAAAAACATTTTGAAAAAACCTGGAAGACTGTCTCTACTGAAAAACAGGAAATGGATTCTGCAACAGATTCCAGAATATGGAGAGGACTAGAAGGAAAAATCAGAAGAGAACGTAGGCAAAAATATTATTGGAGTGCTGTTGCTGCTATTTTGCTGCCTTTGTTTGGGATACTGTTTTTCTATGAAGATGTTACTTTAAAAGAAACGAAAGGTGAGTTAACAGTACTTGTGTTGCGAGCAAATGAGTCATCTAAGACTTTCAGATTATCAGATAATAGTATGATTACTTTAGAACCTCATAGTACATTATCGCTAAGTAAAGATTTTGGAGAACGCTCCAGAAATGTAACATTTCAAGGGAAAGGTTTCTTTTCTATTGCTAAAGATAAATCCAAACCTTTCATCGTCAATGCAGGTGATTTTAGTGTTGAAGTATTGGGAACAAAGTTTTCGGTCGATCAGCAATCGGATGAAAAAAAGGTAAAGCTGCTTGAGGGAAAAGTAAAAATAGAACACAAGGGGAAGCTCACTTATCTTCTGCCACATGAGAACTGGAGCACTTCTCCTACCAAAAGTGATTTCCATTATTATGCAGTGAGCACGGCAAAATCTTTCACCTTTGAAAATACAACCTTCGAAGATGCCATCGCTGAAATAGAAAACACCTATGGAACTCATATTACCTATCCTCGAAAAATTGCTAAAAATCAAGTATCGGGTTCTTTTTCAGGAAATCTTAAAGAAATTCTTTCGATTATAAATTATCCTTTTAACCTAAAAACAACATTCAACAATGACCAAGAAATAATTCTCTATTAA
- a CDS encoding helix-turn-helix domain-containing protein, translated as MDIINFPEHLFDNNYTETPDLQVANYEAYKHVSKNKINLNKNVFSFLLDGQKDIHFSNDIVSIDHTQALLLASGNFLTTELVGANSYSCLLFFFSQKNINDFLLKYGHLSNPNNLNKTTTNSPYFLIQKDNFIIHFINSIQQIYGLNQTISQKILELKFEEIMLYLADKYGQSFFVYLHSLLINERELSFKMVIEKNLYTSLNIDEVAFLCNMSLSTFKRKFLQLYQESPGKWFQVKRLNKAKKLLLNNEATPSEIYMDFGYDSLSNFSTAFKNEFGYSPKNIMKT; from the coding sequence ATGGATATTATAAACTTCCCTGAACATTTATTTGATAATAACTACACAGAGACTCCAGACCTGCAAGTTGCTAACTACGAGGCGTATAAACATGTTTCCAAAAATAAAATTAATCTAAACAAAAATGTATTCAGTTTTTTGTTGGACGGACAAAAAGACATTCACTTTTCTAATGACATCGTTTCAATAGATCATACACAAGCCTTGCTCCTTGCATCGGGGAATTTTCTAACAACAGAACTTGTCGGGGCAAATAGTTACAGTTGCCTGCTCTTTTTCTTTTCTCAGAAAAACATTAATGATTTTTTATTGAAATATGGGCATTTATCTAATCCAAATAACTTAAATAAAACAACGACCAATAGTCCCTATTTTCTTATTCAAAAAGACAATTTTATTATCCATTTTATTAATTCTATTCAACAAATTTATGGCTTAAATCAAACAATCTCTCAAAAGATTCTGGAACTAAAATTTGAAGAAATTATGCTGTATCTGGCTGATAAGTATGGGCAAAGTTTTTTTGTTTATCTACATTCATTGTTAATCAATGAAAGAGAATTATCTTTTAAAATGGTCATAGAAAAAAATCTGTACACGAGTTTGAATATTGACGAGGTCGCATTTCTATGTAATATGAGTCTGTCTACTTTTAAAAGAAAATTTTTACAATTATATCAAGAGTCTCCAGGAAAATGGTTTCAAGTAAAACGGCTCAACAAAGCCAAAAAATTATTGCTTAATAATGAAGCGACACCATCCGAAATCTATATGGACTTCGGTTATGACAGCTTATCAAATTTTAGCACAGCCTTTAAAAATGAATTTGGTTACAGTCCAAAAAACATTATGAAAACTTGA
- a CDS encoding Mu transposase domain-containing protein, with amino-acid sequence MVEGAVKILYRRIYANLKQECCGLDELNREIWDLLDSHNKRKLTGRPYSPYELFLEDEKQQLRPLPEHRFEIRHQSFATVMQNGHVQLSRDKNYYSVPYQYIKKKIKILYTSSTVEIYYKYNRIAMHRRNYKPYVYTTITEHLASTHQFVAGWSAARFIDWANSIDTAVGEYIVQIIDSRNHPEQAYKSCLGILNFEKKVGRERLIGACKRALDFKIYSFKTVQKILENNLDQIINLENEEKEQELPDHGNIRGKQYYH; translated from the coding sequence TTGGTAGAGGGAGCGGTCAAAATCCTGTACAGAAGGATTTATGCCAATCTTAAACAGGAATGCTGCGGTCTGGATGAACTGAATCGTGAGATTTGGGATCTGTTAGACTCTCATAACAAACGTAAGCTCACAGGACGTCCGTACTCCCCCTATGAACTGTTCTTGGAAGATGAGAAGCAGCAACTCCGACCACTGCCTGAGCATCGTTTTGAGATCAGGCACCAATCCTTTGCAACCGTGATGCAGAACGGACACGTACAGCTGAGCCGGGACAAGAACTACTACAGTGTTCCGTATCAGTATATCAAGAAGAAAATCAAGATACTGTACACATCTTCCACCGTGGAGATTTACTATAAATACAACAGGATTGCCATGCACAGGCGCAATTACAAGCCTTATGTTTACACGACCATTACGGAACATCTGGCCAGCACCCACCAGTTCGTGGCAGGATGGAGTGCTGCCCGCTTTATCGATTGGGCAAACAGTATTGATACTGCAGTGGGAGAATACATTGTCCAAATTATCGACAGTCGCAATCATCCCGAGCAGGCCTACAAAAGCTGCCTGGGGATCCTGAACTTCGAAAAGAAGGTAGGCAGGGAACGATTGATTGGTGCCTGTAAACGGGCATTGGATTTTAAGATCTACAGCTTTAAGACCGTACAGAAAATACTGGAGAACAATCTGGATCAGATCATTAATCTGGAAAATGAAGAAAAGGAGCAGGAACTGCCTGATCACGGCAACATCAGAGGAAAACAATATTACCATTAA
- a CDS encoding sulfite exporter TauE/SafE family protein, producing the protein MSAICGGGASLILIPLLNLLLPTSVVPFSLTIGTFTSSASRIAVFKKHINWKIFFWFVPFSIPAVLTGAYLIKFINPNYLQLIVALFLVCNAPQLFKSKKTAENSEKPYPDFALAIIGFLAGFVSGITGAIGLLFNRFYLKFGLSKEEIVATRAANEVFLHLIKLMIYISLGLYSNLALCLGLAIAAATIFSSYTVKFILPYLSENIFKKVGYGAMVVSGVALLAGTSGKIIEQDKISIVNESKHSSVISWRNTDMVLEYAINDGLEIERPIQPEELPEPLKQKYITLKKQYDTVYIEKVFTFGREAAHEFYCYKDKKLTKFEI; encoded by the coding sequence CTGAGTGCAATTTGTGGCGGCGGTGCAAGCCTGATTCTCATTCCGCTTTTAAATCTTCTTTTACCGACTTCTGTTGTTCCATTTTCGCTGACGATAGGGACGTTTACAAGTTCTGCATCCAGAATTGCAGTCTTTAAGAAGCATATCAATTGGAAAATATTCTTTTGGTTCGTGCCTTTTTCAATTCCTGCGGTTTTGACTGGTGCTTATCTGATCAAGTTTATCAATCCAAACTATCTTCAACTTATTGTCGCCCTTTTTCTTGTATGTAACGCTCCGCAACTTTTCAAATCAAAGAAAACTGCAGAAAATTCCGAAAAACCATATCCAGATTTTGCTTTGGCAATCATAGGTTTCCTTGCAGGTTTTGTTTCAGGAATTACAGGAGCAATCGGACTTTTATTTAACCGTTTTTATCTGAAATTCGGACTTTCTAAAGAAGAAATTGTAGCAACCCGTGCAGCAAATGAAGTATTTCTGCATCTCATTAAACTGATGATCTACATTTCTTTAGGATTATATTCAAATCTTGCGTTATGTCTTGGATTGGCGATTGCAGCAGCTACCATCTTTTCATCCTATACAGTAAAATTTATTCTTCCTTATCTGAGCGAAAATATTTTCAAAAAAGTGGGTTACGGAGCAATGGTTGTTTCCGGAGTTGCTTTGCTGGCAGGAACATCAGGTAAAATAATCGAACAGGACAAAATTTCAATCGTGAATGAAAGCAAACACAGTTCGGTAATCTCTTGGCGAAATACCGATATGGTTCTGGAATATGCCATAAACGACGGTCTGGAAATAGAAAGACCGATTCAGCCGGAAGAATTACCTGAACCGTTAAAGCAGAAATACATCACGTTGAAAAAGCAATATGACACCGTGTATATAGAAAAAGTTTTCACTTTCGGAAGGGAAGCTGCGCACGAGTTTTACTGTTATAAAGATAAAAAGCTTACAAAATTTGAAATTTAA